The Papaver somniferum cultivar HN1 chromosome 3, ASM357369v1, whole genome shotgun sequence genome includes a region encoding these proteins:
- the LOC113360493 gene encoding uncharacterized protein LOC113360493 → MEIIRRGGNVGLKLDITQAYDSLSWDFLFQAMSTFGFSAQFIHWLKERKLIPMVNINGCQPTHIFFADDIFLFCNGDKRNIDKLPKLLKDYQQSSGQIVSMEKSKYFVGGTTDNRRNQIANLCGMTLSKFPYKYLGVNLVPGKIKSAHVWECVDLLQSKMPGWMGKMLSFQERLILVKHVLCSISIYNMSIYKWPRKVLLECDRIIRNFLWSGDPSKEKLLTVKWEEVNAPLA, encoded by the exons ATGGAGATAATTAGAAGAGGAGGCAATGTTGGATTGAAGTTGGACATAACACAGGCTTATGATTCTCTTAGCTGGGATTTCTTGTTTCAAGCTATGTCCACTTTTGGTTTTTCAGCTCAATTTATCCATTGGTTAAAG gaaagaaaattaattccaatggTCAACATAAATGGATGTCAACCTACACATatcttttttgctgatgatatttttCTATTCTGTAATGGTGATAAGAGGAACATTGATAAACTACCGAAGCTTTTGAAAGACTATCAGCAATCATCTGGTCAGATAGTGAGTATGGAGAAAAGCAAATACTTTGTGGGTGGCACCACTGACAACAGGAGAAACCAAATTGCCAATTTATGTGGCATGACATTATCAAAATTTCCATATAAGTATTTGGGTGTTAACCTGGTACCTGGAAAGATTAAATCTGCTCATGTATGGGAATGTGTAGATCTTTTACAGAGCAAAATGCCAGGTTGGATGGGTAAAATGCTATCATTTCAAGAAAGGCTTATATTGGTGAAACATGTTTTATGTAGTATATCAATCTACAATATGTCAATATACAAATGGCCAAGGAAAGTCTTACTTGAATGTGACAGAATCATTAGAAATTTCCTTTGGTCAGGAGATCCATCCAAGGAGAAATTATTGACAGTTAAATGGGAAGAAGTAAATGCTCCATTGGCTTAA
- the LOC113362005 gene encoding uncharacterized protein LOC113362005, with product MAPKKAEQQVAESSSKDARTARRERRNDPETKVAPVLAKEPRKKKLKTEQVKPAPAAKAEEDPEDQNKGSTVVIEHCKQCNRFKVRAHQVKAGLEDGVPGINVVINPEKPRRGCFEIRKEGGETFISLLDLKRPFKPMTDLVMEDVIADIVGKIKSAPVA from the exons ATGGCGCCAAAGAAAGCTGAGCAACAAGTTGCTGAATCGTCTAGCAAAGATGCAAGAACTGCTAGACGTGAACGGAGGAACGATCCTGAGACTAAGGTAGCACCAGTTTTAGCGAAAGAACCAAGGAAGAAGAAGCTCAAAACTGAACAAGTGAAACCAGCACCAGCAGCAAAAGCTGAAGAAGATCCTGAGGATCAGAACAAAGGAAGTACTGTTGTTATTGAGCACTG CAAACAATGCAATCGATTCAAGGTAAGGGCTCATCAGGTGAAAGCTGGCTTGGAGGATGGGGTTCCTGGAATCAATGTTGTAATTAACCCAGAAAAG CCGAGAAGGGGATGCTTTGAGATTCGCAAGGAAGGTGGTGAAACTTTCATTTCTCTTCTG GACTTGAAACGACCATTCAAGCCGATGACGGACCTTGTCATGGAGGATGTCATTGCTGACATAGTTGGGAAGATAAAAAGTGCCCCAGTAGCTTGA
- the LOC113362006 gene encoding fasciclin-like arabinogalactan protein 14 has translation MKSQFFLAYFSLFLLSSSFTTAFDITKLLNSHSDFSNYNNFLTQSQVAATINARQTITVLVVDNSGTSSLSGKSSEVIKKVMSLHAVLDYFDESRLQKLPNKTAHLTTLFQSTGLANGQQGFLNVTDTSGEVKFGSAVQGSSLSSNLVKEITTQPYNISVLQISSLIMPPGIENSNTPPAPKAAAPSPSKSKTPPSADSPSKSPSKSPPPETSDDKAPTSSKKASPPKASDSPPSPTPAAADAPAAADAPAAEDAPGGASASKSSGSRVMTSGVVVAVFVVVVSCFGVGFVDLKGF, from the coding sequence ATGAAATCCCAATTTTTCCTTGCTTACTTCTCCCTCTTCCTTCTATCATCTTCTTTCACAACAGCTTTTGACATTACTAAGCTTCTCAACTCTCATTCAGATTTCAGTAACTATAACAACTTCCTCACTCAAAGTCAAGTCGCCGCAACGATTAATGCACGCCAGACGATAACTGTTCTTGTAGTTGATAATTCGGGTACATCTTCATTATCAGGAAAATCAAGTGAAGTGATTAAGAAAGTCATGAGTTTACATGCCGTTCTTGATTACTTTGATGAATCCAGATTACAAAAACTACCAAACAAGACCGCTCATCTTACTACTTTGTTTCAATCCACTGGACTCGCTAATGGTCAACAAGGGTTTTTAAATGTTACTGATACTTCTGGAGAAGTTAAATTTGGTTCTGCTGTTCAAGGTTCATCTCTTAGTTCTAATCTCGTTAAGGAAATTACAACTCAACCTTACAACATTTCAGTTTTGCAAATTAGTTCTCTGATCATGCCACCAGGCATTGAGAACTCTAATACTCCTCCAGCGCCAAAGGCGGCTGCACCATCCCCATCAAAGTCCAAAACACCACCTTCTGCTGACAGCCCATCCAAGTCACCATCAAAATCTCCACCTCCAGAGACATCTGACGATAAAGCtccaacatcatcaaaaaagGCTTCTCCGCCAAAAGCTTCTGATTCTCCTCCTTCACCGACTCCTGCTGCCGCTGACGCTCCAGCCGCTGCCGATGCTCCAGCTGCTGAGGATGCTCCTGGTGGTGCTTCTGCCAGTAAGTCCTCGGGTTCGAGAGTAATGACTTCTGGTGTCGTCGTTGCTGTATTCGTAGTGGTTGTTTCTTGTTTTGGGGTTGGTTTCGTAGATTTGAAGGGTTTTTGA